One genomic segment of Roseovarius carneus includes these proteins:
- a CDS encoding CAP domain-containing protein has protein sequence MRLTLTLCAAFFAATFAPISASAQQVVDVSGAASAPMAQIRAEAGLAQLAPSDALTKAAAAHARDMAQNGFFSHTGSNGSSIGDRARKARYGFCFIAENIAKGQGSLDQVMSGWMKSEGHRRNILSPNASEFALVRGEGELWVMVLGRPGC, from the coding sequence ATGCGTTTGACCCTTACCCTCTGCGCGGCGTTTTTTGCCGCCACCTTTGCGCCCATTTCTGCGAGCGCGCAACAAGTTGTGGATGTGAGCGGTGCCGCCTCGGCGCCCATGGCGCAAATCCGGGCCGAGGCAGGCCTCGCACAACTCGCCCCGAGTGACGCGCTCACCAAGGCGGCGGCAGCCCATGCGCGCGACATGGCCCAAAACGGGTTTTTCAGCCATACGGGCTCCAATGGCTCCTCCATCGGGGACCGGGCCCGCAAGGCGCGCTATGGGTTTTGCTTCATCGCGGAGAATATTGCGAAGGGCCAAGGCAGCCTCGATCAGGTGATGAGTGGATGGATGAAATCCGAAGGCCACCGGCGCAATATCCTTAGCCCCAACGCGTCTGAATTCGCTCTGGTGCGCGGCGAAGGTGAGCTTTGGGTGATGGTGCTGGGGCGGCCGGGCTGCTGA
- a CDS encoding NADPH:quinone oxidoreductase family protein, with the protein MRAYHLTSLDTPPELTTLDAPDPAAGEVCLKIDACGLNFADLLMIKGQYQDMPPLPFTLGMEVAGTICAHAADVTGLGIGTRVAVFGGAGGLAEYGVFDAARVIRIPDTMTFAEAATFQIAYGTSHLALDHKAQLKPGETLLVLGAAGGVGLTAVEIGKAMGARVIACARGADKLEIARRAGADHLIDASREDIRAACLALGGLDVVYDPVGGDQFTAAMRACNPEACILSIGFASGDVPQIKANHLLVKNISVMGFYWGGYLKFRPDLLTRSLATLLEWYGAGRIRPHVSHTYPLEQVGTALELLRSRKSTGKIVVTMT; encoded by the coding sequence ATGCGCGCCTACCACCTGACCTCCCTTGATACGCCACCGGAGTTAACCACCCTTGACGCGCCTGATCCCGCAGCCGGAGAGGTATGTCTAAAAATCGACGCTTGCGGCCTGAACTTCGCTGATTTGCTGATGATCAAGGGACAGTACCAAGACATGCCGCCGCTGCCCTTCACATTGGGGATGGAGGTGGCCGGCACGATCTGCGCCCATGCGGCGGATGTGACCGGGCTGGGCATCGGCACACGCGTGGCGGTTTTCGGCGGTGCGGGGGGGCTGGCCGAGTACGGAGTGTTCGATGCGGCCCGCGTAATTCGCATCCCCGACACGATGACCTTCGCAGAGGCCGCAACGTTTCAGATCGCCTACGGCACAAGTCATCTGGCGCTGGATCACAAGGCGCAGCTGAAGCCCGGCGAGACGCTTTTGGTGCTGGGTGCTGCGGGCGGTGTGGGCCTTACGGCGGTGGAGATTGGCAAAGCGATGGGTGCACGGGTGATTGCCTGCGCGCGCGGAGCAGACAAGCTTGAGATCGCGCGCCGCGCCGGGGCCGATCACCTCATAGATGCCAGCCGCGAGGATATCCGCGCGGCCTGTCTGGCGCTTGGCGGGCTGGATGTCGTCTATGATCCGGTCGGCGGGGATCAGTTCACCGCCGCGATGCGCGCCTGCAATCCAGAGGCGTGCATCCTTAGCATCGGATTTGCCAGTGGGGACGTGCCGCAGATCAAGGCCAATCACCTTTTGGTTAAGAATATCTCGGTGATGGGCTTTTACTGGGGCGGGTATCTGAAATTCCGCCCCGATCTGCTGACGCGGAGCCTTGCCACCCTGCTGGAGTGGTACGGCGCCGGGCGCATCCGCCCCCATGTCAGCCACACATATCCTTTGGAGCAGGTCGGCACGGCACTGGAGCTGCTGCGCAGCCGCAAATCCACCGGGAAAATTGTCGTTACGATGACCTGA
- a CDS encoding inositol monophosphatase family protein yields MDQADIIQTAHALADAARAAILPHFRSTSLTAENKIGVSAETGFDPVTVADRAAEVAMRDILKLRRSDDAIFGEEYGTLEGTSGLTWVLDPIDGTRGFLAGAPTWGVLIALSDARGPIYGLIDQPYIGERFEGGLGRAQMTGPEGERPLKARGNRPLSEAILMTTFPAVGTPDEGAAFNAVAGQAQLTRYGCDCYAYALLAAGHIDLVIEAGLSAYDIAAPSAVIEAAGGIVTDWQGGPAHAGGRVIAAAGAQQHAAALKILSRTA; encoded by the coding sequence ATGGACCAAGCAGACATTATCCAAACGGCGCACGCGCTTGCCGATGCGGCACGCGCGGCGATATTGCCGCATTTTCGCAGCACCTCCCTGACCGCAGAGAACAAAATTGGCGTGAGCGCCGAGACCGGTTTTGATCCGGTGACCGTGGCGGATCGCGCTGCTGAGGTCGCCATGCGCGATATCCTCAAGCTGCGCCGCTCCGATGATGCGATCTTTGGCGAGGAATATGGCACCTTGGAGGGCACGAGCGGCCTGACATGGGTACTCGACCCCATCGATGGCACGCGCGGCTTTCTGGCAGGGGCACCCACATGGGGTGTTCTGATTGCGCTCAGCGATGCGCGCGGCCCGATCTATGGCCTGATTGATCAACCCTATATTGGTGAGCGGTTCGAGGGCGGCTTGGGCCGCGCTCAGATGACGGGGCCGGAGGGCGAGCGCCCTCTCAAAGCCCGTGGCAACCGCCCGCTCAGCGAAGCCATCTTGATGACCACCTTTCCCGCCGTGGGCACACCGGATGAGGGCGCGGCCTTCAATGCGGTGGCCGGGCAGGCGCAGCTCACGCGCTATGGTTGTGATTGCTATGCCTATGCGCTTTTGGCGGCAGGGCATATTGACCTCGTGATCGAGGCGGGTCTCAGCGCCTATGACATCGCGGCCCCGAGCGCCGTGATCGAGGCGGCGGGCGGGATCGTCACGGATTGGCAGGGCGGCCCGGCCCATGCAGGCGGGCGCGTGATCGCGGCGGCAGGGGCGCAGCAACACGCCGCCGCCCTGAAGATACTGTCGCGCACCGCCTAG
- a CDS encoding helix-turn-helix domain-containing protein — protein sequence MPHPVDVHVGKRIRHRRWLVGMTQQQLAESVGIKFQQIQKYETGANRVSASRLWDIASSMDVDVSFFFEGIETDATKAAGPSDLLGDKEALDLVRSYYAIPENQRRRLFDLARVLSDVA from the coding sequence ATGCCTCATCCCGTAGATGTGCATGTCGGAAAACGCATTCGACATCGTCGGTGGTTGGTGGGAATGACCCAGCAACAACTGGCGGAGAGCGTTGGGATTAAGTTCCAACAGATCCAGAAATATGAGACCGGAGCAAACCGTGTCAGCGCGTCGAGGCTCTGGGATATAGCATCCTCCATGGATGTTGATGTGAGCTTTTTCTTCGAAGGAATCGAAACCGACGCGACGAAAGCGGCCGGCCCCTCCGATCTTCTGGGTGATAAGGAAGCGCTGGATCTGGTGCGGTCCTATTACGCAATTCCCGAGAATCAGCGGCGTCGCCTCTTCGATCTGGCCCGCGTGCTCAGCGACGTGGCTTGA
- a CDS encoding LysR family transcriptional regulator, with product MRNLDMTTLRSFIAVADQEGVTRAASALNLTQSAVSMQLKRLEDLLGINLMDRSSRRIALTPAGEQLLGFARRIVALNDDAVGRLTDQVWEGEISFGLPHDIIYPAIPKVLKQFHAAYPRVKVNLIASFTTSLLDSFGRGEVDLILTTEQLLGPGGETLTELPLRWYGAPGGSAWKQEPLRLANCRNCIFRGRAIRQLDAAGIPWESVIDSESDGAIQATVSADLAVTTILEGSADHLEMVPLGGLPDLGTQRINMYGAAATMNPLVSALAATLRQGFASQAAATAVRSS from the coding sequence ATGAGAAATCTCGACATGACGACGCTCCGCTCCTTCATCGCGGTGGCGGATCAGGAGGGGGTGACGCGCGCCGCCTCCGCGCTCAATCTCACGCAATCTGCGGTCTCAATGCAGCTCAAACGCCTCGAAGACCTTCTGGGCATCAACCTCATGGACCGCTCCAGCCGACGAATTGCGCTGACCCCTGCGGGCGAGCAATTGCTGGGCTTTGCGCGGCGTATCGTGGCGCTCAATGATGATGCGGTGGGGCGGCTGACGGATCAGGTCTGGGAGGGCGAGATTTCCTTCGGCCTGCCGCATGACATCATCTATCCGGCCATTCCCAAGGTGCTCAAGCAGTTCCACGCGGCCTATCCACGGGTCAAGGTGAACCTGATTGCGTCCTTCACCACCTCCCTGTTGGACAGTTTTGGGCGTGGCGAGGTCGACCTGATCCTGACCACAGAACAGCTTTTGGGCCCCGGAGGCGAGACACTGACGGAGCTGCCGCTGCGCTGGTATGGCGCGCCGGGGGGCAGCGCGTGGAAGCAGGAGCCCCTGCGGCTGGCCAATTGCCGCAATTGCATTTTCCGGGGCCGGGCGATCCGGCAGCTGGACGCGGCAGGCATCCCTTGGGAGAGCGTGATTGATTCGGAATCCGACGGCGCAATTCAGGCCACGGTCAGCGCGGATTTGGCCGTCACCACGATTCTGGAGGGCAGTGCGGACCATCTGGAGATGGTGCCGCTCGGCGGGTTGCCGGATCTCGGCACACAGCGGATCAATATGTACGGTGCTGCGGCCACGATGAACCCGCTGGTCTCGGCGCTGGCGGCAACGCTCCGGCAAGGCTTTGCATCACAGGCGGCAGCAACCGCAGTCAGGTCATCGTAA